The Scleropages formosus chromosome 15, fSclFor1.1, whole genome shotgun sequence genomic sequence TCTATCAACCATCTATGTTCATTTGCAGCGATTCATTTAtcaggtgcttttcttcaaactcaaagcgacgcacatctcagaaaacgtgttcattacattagcagaaagagagattatAAAGTGTTTCTAAGGTGCAGTtagtctgtttctttccaccatatgaaccaatgtacatcacacgggTAGCTGTATAAGTTTATCCTTATCGACGATTCTTGATCGCCTccctaatattttttaaaaaaacatttacattacattacaggagtagtcccataaaggtttatccattgttcaaTAGTTATGATCTGAAAGTTATAgctcatgaacatttacgcatTACACGAACTTAAGATATAAACAGAAGTGAGCCTGGAAAAGccaaaggtgagttttcaggccctttttaaatgtggacggagattcagcagttccgagtgagaggggaaggtcattccaccacatcagagccagaaccaaagacctttgtgcttttgcttttgaaccTTTTGTATATGGgatcaccaagcaggcagatgtggagtTGCGTAGCAGTCCGGTTGGGGTGTGGCGGAttatcaggtcttgtagatacctgggtacagttccattgatgcattcgTAGCccgtaaccagagtgttgaacttgaaCCGGACAGCTAGAGAAAGCCAACGCAGaaagacgaggaggggagatacatgggaacgcttcacATCTCACCATTTTCTACACCTTTTTCGACACACGCTTGGAGTTGTTTCTCTGTCTTCTAGTAAATGAATCAGAACAAGTGGCCAGTTTGCTTTATGTTTATTGAATATTAAAGTAGGTTAATAACATTCACGTGTTCATggaaaactttttatttttttttgtttaaatgatcAAATAAACAGCTATAAAAAAACAACCCGAATTCATAGGACACCTTCATGCTTAAATGATCTCTCTCATACGGATTTAAAAAGCACCTCTTACACTGTgcacagaaaacattaaaatagtCTTATTATAATTCACCATCTTTACCTCTGTTGAAGAAACATTGAATTTTACATCATACGAATACCTAAGAGAGAAATATTAGGTAGAACATGTAAAGTGAAGGAGCAGTCaaaggaattaataaaatattaagcaaATATGCAGGATGTTAAGTATCAATATTGAAGTTAATAAATGGTAAGATTAAAATTTATCATACTGTTTCTACATACCATGTTTGTAATGTTAGACAGGTTCTACTGTAAACAAACAGAgaaccagaagtctgttctgGAAAATTCAGGAGTTCTCTGAGAAAAACTGACAATGTTCCATTTTTGAGACTGGAAGAAGCcaataaggaataaaaaaactACTTACTGAAAAGtgtgttcaattttttttttacacattaaacACCAAATAAACCATCAAATAATTATGTTTACAGTCTTCCATTACTTTTCAAGTGCGCTTTTTCTTGTAGCTGTACTcctgatgtaaatgtttgacaaGAATGGTTCTTCTGTCCAGGAGGTCCTTTCACATAAAAATCCTAAGGTCTAATACTTCACACCAACTTTTCATATTCTGTAATTCTTCATCAACAtctgaaaagacaaagaatCCTGTTGCAAATGATGGGCTATACTCACATCACTTCAAACTGAGGTTCTTAACTTTTTCTATTTCACAGACCTCTTTAAGAATGTGATGAAAGCTAAGGAGCACTCTTTGCTGTCATGTCATATTTCATAATAAAGGAGAGGAAAATACTGAACtcaatttattgcactgaaattgTATTACCAGCACTTTTTTCATGTATAGTAAATGATGAATTGCCATACATtcagacaaacagaaaacaaataaataaacgatGAAAATGTAACAGTTATCACATAAACTTTTCATTTCCCGAGAGAATTTCTATATCCCAGAATGAGGACTTGctgtctgaggacaggacaCATGAGCACATGATCACATGTTTAGCAAAGCCCAAGAGGGCCAAAATAAAGGCCATTCTGTAGATTTTTACCAGGTAGGTTGATGAAGTCGTCTGGGATCTGCCCGAGAGCCACCCTCATGTGTGCCGTCATCTGTGTCTCAAGTTCTTTCACAGTCCACGTCTAATGAGGtcagaaaataattatatatgaatgtattgcattaggggggtgcggtggcgcagtgggttggaccgcagtcctgctctccggtgggtctggggttcaagtcccgcttggggtgccttgcggcggactggcgtcccgtcctgggtgtgtcccttccccctccggccttacgccctgtgttaccgggtaggctccggttccccgtgaccccgtaagggacaagcggttctgaaaatgtgtgtgtgtgtgtgtgtattgcattagaggggggtgctgtggcgcagcgggttggaccgcagtcctgctctccggtgggtctggggttcgagtcccccttggggtgtcttacgacggactggcgtcccgtcctgggtgtgtcccctccccctccagccttacgccctgtgttaccgggtaggctccggttcaccgtgaccccatctggggcaagcggttctgaaaatgtgtgtgtgtgtgtgtgtgtgtgtgtgtgtgtgtgtgtgtgtgtgtgtgtgtgtattgcattactacattacaaaacaataatgatggccccacgcacaaaaggtaaagtgtggaggttctcggttctggctccgttgtagtggaacaactttcccctctcactcagaactgcgggaactttgtctacattcaagaagggtctgaaaactcaccttttccggacccatttcgcccaagacctctccagctcatgtatggtgtaaattttcatgcactgtaactttatgatcacctccagataagcctttattcagccgctactccggcattgtatgcgATTGTTCGTGTATCATatattataacaaaaaaaaaattgataggaggttatcaggatttgtctatcctgcgttttatgcacctactcgagcgatgaacatctgtgcatgaagcggaaggtaacaaactaggtttacttaagagtcacatgtctgcagccgtgtctttttctcttaatgtaatgcagaaattgtatttttgctgagatgtaccttgctttggacaaaagcatctgctaaatgaataaatgtaatgaaaaacaatatatgaaTATTCCTTTTGGAACAGCCCAACTGAACATCATATATTTTGAGTTTAGTTGGAACAAAAATCAACACAGCACTCCAGATCCAAGGTGGAGAACCGTTGCTGCATAACCTTTCTCAGTTGCTGTAAGGAAAGTGTTCTGGTTGTATTCAGACCTAAACAATTTGCTtagctccatttttttttacaatgaatcATAAATGTCTCTTAGACTAAATGAAAAGTTTGCTGCAAATTCAAAAACTATGCGTATTGACAATtttactttcagaaaaaaatatctgtttgttgtatctgtttttcttgctttatgcctgtgttaaagcgctctgtctcactgcgtgagaagagcgcgctataaaaataaaaataaataaataaaataaaaaactaaccTTGAGGTCTTCAAACTGTCTCAGCATCTCGTTCATAGCTTGCTGAAAAATGGTATTTTTGGAAGACTGaattttttccttcagtgtgtCCTGAATATTTGCCAGAGTGTATGTCCCAGTCCcagaaaaatctggaaaatattatttatagaaCAATgacacacaattaaaaacacgtTTTCTGGGAGCTATAGGTATGAATCCAGCTTTGTCTATCTGTTACATGGGTTATCTGCAGGTtgtccagtttcctcccacagtccaaaatgtacaaaaagggAGGAACATGTACAAAAGGAGCACAGAGGAGCTCACCTCTAAAAGCTGTCATCATAGTTGCTTGGACAGATTTGCTGAGGGAATCATGGATGGACTTCTTTCTTTGAACGATCTCCTTTTCCATACTGCTAAGCAATTTTCTTTGCTGCATCAtttttgagggagaaaaaaattgcatgttaatgaaataaaagagttaATATAATGGCCGTTTAAAAGTGCTTCTTTCTCTCACCTTTGTCTTAATGTACACCTTACGCAGGTATTTTTCTGGCTCCTTTTTACATGCATCCAGATCCCAAGGTGCGATAAATGATTCCTGGAAACTTCCAAGCTTCCCATAGATTGATTGTCTTGAACTTCCGGGGCTAAAATAATTTGATGTTCAAGAATAATATTAAAccatttcctgtttttgcaAAAATGATCATGAGAGTTCTGTACTTGACATAAAGTCCCTTAATTCTTAGGCATTGCTAGATGCAAGTTAGTGGACATCTACCTTGTGCACCATTCTAGCCAGGCCAACGTTACTGCAACTCCACATTCTGCCGTATTTCCCAACACCAGTACAAGGTGAACTACAATCTCCAATCTATAAAACCTGTAGTCCTCAGTCACACTcaatatcaataactgcttctccacGCTGGGGTTCGAGCAGTCTGAAGTTTCTTCCAGgcacacagggtgcaaggcaaggcaggatacaccccGGATGGTGTGCTAGCCCATCATAGGTTAGCCCTcaggtggattcaaacctacacctgaacaACTGCAACTACTTGcattgtatattgctttggagaaaggtagTGAACAAATGTGAATCTGAGTACTTTTGAGAGAGTTTGCTGATTGAATGCAAATTAATCTGCAcacttttcatacatttattgtctttactgttttgttttgtgctttaaaggctgaattaatacataaacactaaaTGTGGTATGGGGGATGTGGTAGCACAgggggtttgactgggtcctgctccccggtgggtttgggatttgaatcctgcttggggtgccttgtgccagaCTGACCCcctatcctgggtgtctcccctcccacctgataccctgtgttgccaggttagactctggcttgccgcaaccctgcttgggacaagcggcttcagacagtgtgaatgtgggatgtatgtatgttgtgtttgtgagcaTTCCGTATGTAGGAATGCAGAGGGAGTGCAGCTACATGGACTTACAGTATCAATAATAACAAAAGCCATACAGTACTCTGGAGAAAtcaattaaagaaaatggcCTTGTTGTGTTATTACAGCTAATGTTGACTATTGCAGCAACTGTCcattttaacagtattttcCGATATTTTATGGTAAATGTATCacttttggggctcaggaacacataaaaTCTTTTAtctttgaaattaataatttcttcTTTGAGTTATGACTTCTTTGAGGTATtgaaaagggtttttcaggGACTCTACCTTTGACTGCAAAAGTAAAGTATCAATGGCAAAAGTTACTGTGAAAAGTATAATCTCCACaatgatgtttatttttacttaatgaTGCAAATATAACATTAGTGACCACCTTCAATCATTAGTATTGGAATATAACAAACAGCTAAGAAACATTTAGCTAGCTGCACTGAACTAGTTGTAGACACTGGGTCCCGAACTCAACTGGGATGGAATTTAAACTCGATTTGTTTAGTTTTCTTAATTCCGTATATTGTCATGGTTGTCCAGacctttttccactttttattaCCCAAATTGGTGTACTAAAAGGAAACAGataaacagatttttgttttttcttaaataattttcatttaactgatgcttttcctgaaagcaacttgcaatgttaagctactgatagttatatagctggataatttttcactggagcaacttgaAGTGAacaccttgctctagggtacagctggaagtgagactcaagctgcaatctttgggtctaaaagcagccactccaaccactacattacaAATTGGACGACTGCAGTGTTTGCAACTCAGTTGTTTGTGTAAAACACATATATgagaaagcaaaacacagaTTAAGGAATAAACCCCTTGCACATGTATACATAAAAAGCAATACTTCATAATAGCAGGATTATGACGTATGAAAAAGTCACCTGAAGGTTTGCAGAAATACGTCATTCATATTTGCATACATGGGCTCTGCGAGTGTATAGTTCAGGTCAAAAACATCTCCATTACCACACCTGAAATACCCATTGTATTTACACAAGGCCTTGAGTGTCTTGTGGAAGCCCctgtaacatttctttttctgtgtgaataggaaatgaaaacaacaaacataatGCAAATACAACAAACTTGCTGATTTAAGACAGTGTTTATCCATTatgttattttccttttaataaaCCGCATTGCTCAGTACTGTTATTACAATtgagtaaaacaaaataattaaaaatgaaagagttAAACTGAAGTATATGAACCATCCCTGTTGCTCCTTCCAGTCTGTGTGAACTGCAAATATATATAAGTAAAAAGAATCATACACACCAGTGTTGCCATCGTATGTACGACAGTCTTTTGTAAAATTGTATCATTGTACAATACACTGGCTTTTAGCCTTTACTATACACCAAATGTAAAAGTCAAGTTCATGAGTGCTGGAAATTATCATTTTGGGTTTTCTCAGTTACTCACTGGCTCCAGAACCTTTCTGCCATTGGTCAAACAGTGCTTCTCAGCCTCTTTCACTCCCTTTACCAAGTTATCCCTCAGTTTACTCTGGACATTGGTCAGAAACTTGTGCAGCTTTTCACATTCATCATTCAGCTCCTTTTCAAGTCTTCCGAATTCCTTAGAAGTGTAAGATGCAATCTGAAAGAACACAGGACATGTGTTTGTGGATCCATGTTTCCATTGATACTGATGTTGATTCAGGTTCCTCACTGATAAAGACCACACTCATTAGACTCTTTATACAGAGGTTTTCGCAGTAAAATCAGGGGATATGATACCTTCGCATTACAAGGGTTCTTTGAAAGGTGCAGAAATGTTACGACCCCTGCAACGTCAGACACATAATCTTTCACTGCCTTCTCTGAATGCCACACGTAGATCTTCTTCATGTGTTCAGTCAGCATCGGCAATTCTTAGAAGAAGAAACAAGATGAGTACATTATTTTGAATATTACTAATATGCTTTGAGAAATGTTCCTCACATCTTGTCAGG encodes the following:
- the LOC114912300 gene encoding nuclear GTPase SLIP-GC-like; this encodes MKKIYVWHSEKAVKDYVSDVAGVVTFLHLSKNPCNAKIASYTSKEFGRLEKELNDECEKLHKFLTNVQSKLRDNLVKGVKEAEKHCLTNGRKVLEPKKKCYRGFHKTLKALCKYNGYFRCGNGDVFDLNYTLAEPMYANMNDVFLQTFSPGSSRQSIYGKLGSFQESFIAPWDLDACKKEPEKYLRKVYIKTKQRKLLSSMEKEIVQRKKSIHDSLSKSVQATMMTAFRDFSGTGTYTLANIQDTLKEKIQSSKNTIFQQAMNEMLRQFEDLKTWTVKELETQMTAHMRVALGQIPDDFINLPDVDEELQNMKSWCEVLDLRIFM